One segment of bacterium DNA contains the following:
- the alaS gene encoding alanine--tRNA ligase produces MNAQQIRARFLEFFADRDHAVVASSSLVPENDPTLIFANAGMNQFKSVFLGMEKRDYVRVATCQKCMRVSGKHNDLEEVGRDARHHTFFEMLGNWSFGDYGKRESLVWGWEFLTGDMGLDPANMWASVYRDDDEAYAIWRDDIGLPASRIMRLGDLDKGDDENFWSMGDTGPCGPCSEIHYDQGADMACDHPDGCTLGVCDCDRWLEIWNHVFMESDRDASGKLTPLPMKSVDTGMGLERLVALVQKVRSNYESDLFTPIIDSMSELSGRAPAGEDRVSMQVIADHARAVCFAIADGAVPGNDGRGYVVRRILRRAARHGRNLGLREPFLWRAAEVVVREMGAAYPELVERQDRVLRTIRREEERFNLTLDRGLQVYAEMRDSAGGGRFSGEDAFKLHDTFGFPLDLTRVLVEEDGLNVDEAGFAACMERQRAASGKERAFRAGVGPWRAVRAGEDPAACRAEFTGYGSREERTRVVGVRAAGAHSSQLLFARSPFYAEAGGQVGDGGTVELADGMKLEILTTVADETGPVSLVDAGADKLLGLLAENDAVTLRVSEDRVAIMRHHTATHLLHAALRRVLGDHVAQAGSEVGPDKLRFDFHHDKAMTAAEIAAVERLVNREVLANGEVLVHDGVPLAEARRRGAMALFGEKYGETVRMIEVPGTGGDFSLELCGGTHVSRTGDIGPVRITAEGSIAAGIRRLEAVAGEAALALAAAERTALAAVRGALHHDGDLVERVTGLLAERDTLAAELRGLRSEAAAGSLEELIAGAAEIGGVRVLTARVAAEDRDALLQLGDRARDLLGSGVVALAAEWEGKATLLVTVTADLVDAKTLHAGDLVKAITAEVGGRGGGRPGTAQAGLPGSEAIDPALALAAEAVRDALA; encoded by the coding sequence TTGAACGCCCAGCAGATCCGCGCCCGCTTCCTCGAGTTCTTCGCCGACCGCGACCACGCCGTGGTGGCGTCGTCCTCCCTGGTGCCCGAGAACGATCCGACCCTGATCTTCGCCAACGCCGGCATGAACCAGTTCAAGTCCGTGTTTCTGGGCATGGAGAAGCGGGACTACGTGCGCGTGGCCACCTGCCAGAAATGCATGCGCGTCAGCGGCAAGCACAACGACCTGGAGGAGGTGGGCCGCGACGCCCGTCATCACACCTTCTTCGAGATGCTGGGCAACTGGTCCTTCGGCGACTACGGCAAGCGGGAGTCCCTCGTCTGGGGCTGGGAATTCCTGACCGGGGACATGGGCCTGGATCCCGCCAACATGTGGGCCTCGGTCTACAGGGACGACGACGAGGCCTACGCCATCTGGCGCGACGACATCGGCCTGCCCGCCTCGCGCATCATGCGGCTGGGCGACCTGGACAAGGGCGACGACGAGAACTTCTGGTCCATGGGCGACACGGGCCCCTGCGGCCCCTGCTCCGAGATCCACTACGACCAGGGGGCCGACATGGCCTGCGACCACCCCGACGGTTGCACCCTGGGCGTCTGCGACTGCGACCGCTGGCTGGAGATCTGGAACCACGTCTTCATGGAGTCCGACCGCGACGCGTCGGGCAAGCTGACGCCGCTGCCCATGAAGAGCGTCGACACGGGCATGGGGCTGGAGCGGCTCGTCGCGCTGGTCCAGAAGGTGCGCAGCAACTACGAGAGCGACCTGTTCACGCCGATCATCGATTCCATGTCCGAACTGAGCGGACGCGCCCCGGCGGGCGAGGACCGCGTGTCGATGCAGGTCATCGCCGACCACGCGCGGGCGGTCTGCTTCGCCATCGCCGACGGCGCCGTCCCCGGCAACGACGGGCGCGGCTACGTGGTGCGCCGCATCCTGCGCCGCGCCGCGCGGCACGGGCGCAATCTCGGCCTGCGCGAGCCGTTCCTCTGGCGGGCGGCCGAGGTCGTCGTCCGCGAGATGGGCGCGGCCTATCCGGAGCTGGTCGAGCGGCAGGACCGGGTCCTGCGGACGATCCGGCGCGAGGAGGAGCGGTTCAACCTCACCCTGGACCGCGGGCTGCAGGTCTACGCCGAGATGCGCGACTCCGCCGGCGGCGGGCGGTTTTCCGGCGAGGACGCCTTCAAGCTGCACGACACCTTCGGTTTCCCCCTGGATCTCACGCGCGTGCTGGTGGAGGAGGACGGCTTGAACGTCGACGAAGCCGGCTTCGCGGCCTGCATGGAGCGCCAGCGCGCCGCGAGCGGCAAGGAGCGGGCGTTCCGGGCCGGCGTGGGACCCTGGCGCGCCGTGCGCGCCGGAGAGGACCCCGCCGCCTGCCGCGCCGAATTCACCGGCTACGGGTCCCGCGAGGAGCGGACCCGGGTGGTCGGCGTGCGCGCCGCCGGCGCGCACAGCTCCCAGCTGCTCTTCGCCCGCTCGCCTTTCTATGCCGAGGCCGGCGGTCAGGTGGGAGACGGCGGCACGGTGGAGCTGGCCGACGGCATGAAGCTCGAGATCCTGACCACAGTCGCCGACGAGACGGGTCCCGTCTCGCTGGTCGACGCCGGCGCCGACAAGCTGCTGGGGCTGCTGGCGGAGAACGACGCGGTCACGCTCCGTGTCTCGGAGGATCGCGTGGCCATCATGCGGCATCACACCGCCACGCACCTGCTGCACGCGGCGCTCCGCCGGGTTCTCGGGGATCACGTCGCCCAGGCGGGCAGCGAGGTCGGTCCGGACAAGCTGCGCTTCGACTTCCACCACGACAAGGCGATGACCGCCGCGGAGATCGCCGCGGTCGAGCGGCTGGTCAACCGCGAGGTGCTGGCCAACGGCGAGGTCCTGGTTCACGACGGCGTGCCCCTGGCCGAGGCCCGCCGGCGCGGCGCCATGGCCCTGTTCGGCGAGAAGTACGGCGAGACCGTGCGCATGATCGAGGTGCCCGGCACCGGCGGCGATTTCTCCCTGGAGCTCTGCGGCGGGACCCACGTGTCGCGGACCGGGGACATCGGTCCCGTCCGCATCACCGCCGAGGGCAGCATCGCGGCGGGCATACGCAGGCTCGAGGCGGTGGCCGGCGAGGCGGCGTTGGCCCTGGCCGCCGCTGAACGTACCGCGCTGGCCGCCGTGCGCGGCGCCCTGCACCACGACGGAGACCTCGTCGAGCGCGTCACCGGTCTGTTGGCCGAGCGCGACACCCTGGCTGCCGAACTGCGCGGCCTGCGCAGCGAGGCCGCGGCCGGCTCCCTCGAAGAGCTGATCGCCGGCGCCGCCGAGATCGGCGGCGTGCGCGTGCTGACCGCCCGCGTGGCCGCGGAGGACCGCGACGCCCTGCTCCAGCTGGGCGACCGCGCGCGTGATCTGCTCGGCAGCGGCGTCGTCGCCCTGGCGGCGGAGTGGGAGGGCAAGGCCACCCTGCTGGTCACCGTCACCGCCGACCTAGTCGACGCCAAGACCCTCCACGCCGGCGACCTCGTCAAGGCCATCACCGCCGAGGTTGGCGGCCGGGGCGGCGGGCGCCCCGGCACGGCCCAGGCGGGTTTGCCGGGCTCCGAGGCCATCGATCCCGCGCTGGCACTGGCCGCCGAGGCCGTCCGGGACGCATTGGCCTGA
- the wecB gene encoding UDP-N-acetylglucosamine 2-epimerase (non-hydrolyzing): MNRISLIFGTRPEAIKLAPVALALREAPDLASHICVTAQHRRMLDQVLDVFALTPDVDLDLMRPDQPLADLTSRAVTGIDAYLRDHGPDLVLVQGDTTTVFCAALAAFYRDIPVGHVEAGLRTGDLRAPFPEEANRVLTTRLADLHFAPTGTARDNLLREGVPPERIHVTGNTVIDALRLALARVRREPPAVPGLAADLIAGERPLVLITGHRRENFGAGFEAVCRALARLAAAFPDHLFVYPVHLNPHVQAPVHRLLGDSDNIRLIDPVPYLPFVRLLDRCRLIITDSGGVQEEAPGLGKPVLVTRAKTERPEAVAAGTVRLVGTDEEAIFAEATRLLGDENARTAMAKTVCPYGDGHAAPRIVDICRRFLSGGGRA; this comes from the coding sequence ATGAACAGGATATCGCTGATCTTCGGCACGCGCCCCGAGGCCATCAAGCTGGCCCCGGTGGCCCTGGCCCTGCGGGAGGCGCCGGACCTGGCGTCCCACATCTGTGTCACGGCCCAGCACCGCAGGATGCTCGACCAGGTGCTGGACGTCTTTGCCCTGACGCCCGACGTTGATCTCGACCTGATGCGGCCCGACCAGCCGCTCGCGGACCTCACCTCCCGCGCGGTCACCGGCATCGACGCCTACCTGCGCGACCACGGTCCCGACCTGGTCCTGGTGCAGGGCGACACGACCACGGTGTTCTGCGCGGCCCTGGCCGCCTTCTACCGCGACATCCCCGTGGGGCACGTGGAGGCCGGGCTGCGCACCGGCGATCTGCGCGCGCCCTTCCCCGAGGAAGCCAACCGCGTCCTGACCACGCGCCTGGCCGACCTGCATTTCGCCCCCACCGGGACCGCCCGCGACAACCTGCTGCGCGAGGGCGTGCCGCCGGAGCGGATCCACGTCACGGGCAACACGGTGATCGACGCCCTGCGCCTAGCGCTGGCGCGCGTGCGCCGGGAACCTCCCGCGGTCCCCGGCCTCGCGGCGGATCTGATCGCCGGCGAGCGCCCCCTGGTGCTGATCACCGGTCATCGCCGCGAGAACTTCGGCGCGGGATTCGAGGCGGTCTGTCGCGCCCTCGCGAGACTGGCGGCCGCCTTCCCCGACCACCTGTTCGTCTATCCGGTGCACCTGAATCCCCACGTCCAGGCCCCGGTCCACCGGCTGCTCGGCGATTCCGACAACATCCGCCTGATCGATCCTGTGCCCTACCTGCCCTTCGTGCGGCTGCTGGATCGCTGCCGGCTGATCATCACCGACTCGGGCGGCGTGCAGGAGGAGGCGCCCGGCCTCGGCAAGCCGGTGCTGGTGACGCGGGCGAAAACGGAACGGCCCGAAGCGGTCGCCGCCGGCACTGTCCGCCTGGTGGGTACGGACGAGGAAGCGATATTCGCAGAGGCGACCCGCCTGCTCGGGGACGAGAACGCCCGCACGGCGATGGCGAAAACGGTCTGTCCCTACGGCGACGGCCACGCGGCGCCGCGAATCGTGGATATCTGTCGGCGCTTCCTCTCGGGAGGGGGCCGCGCATGA
- a CDS encoding YaiO family outer membrane beta-barrel protein, with protein sequence MIDTKRTERAAAALAVLALAIALAGAAAAATETVTDWIRARGDPDYRLDLDLTADLLSPGDLYGNWHTATATLYVRTIPRLTPFVQAGLFEREDSDAGLTVGAYADWTGRVYSYTAFTSGGRSHYLPRHRWDHAFYLNAGPVIAVVAAGWLEDYDAHEDWYVAAGPRVWQGPVIAEYRLTRTVSAPGDRVGWKHLFSCGWGEEGRAWLFANLTLGQERYTATWISPAQPVDHDFVELAVNYQRWLRPRLGLKLQAGYLDLGTGIDGYEKVSLGAGAFLEF encoded by the coding sequence GTGATTGACACGAAGCGCACAGAGCGAGCGGCGGCGGCGTTGGCCGTGCTGGCGTTGGCGATCGCCCTGGCCGGGGCGGCTGCGGCCGCGACCGAGACGGTCACGGACTGGATACGGGCCAGGGGCGATCCCGACTACCGGCTGGATCTGGACCTGACCGCCGATCTGCTGAGTCCCGGCGATCTCTACGGCAACTGGCACACGGCCACCGCCACCCTCTACGTGCGGACCATCCCGCGCCTCACGCCCTTCGTGCAGGCGGGCCTGTTCGAGCGCGAGGACAGCGACGCCGGCCTGACCGTCGGCGCCTACGCGGACTGGACCGGGCGAGTCTACTCGTACACGGCCTTCACCAGCGGCGGCCGCTCGCACTACCTGCCGCGCCACCGCTGGGACCACGCCTTCTACCTGAACGCCGGGCCGGTGATCGCCGTGGTCGCCGCCGGCTGGCTCGAGGACTACGACGCCCACGAGGACTGGTACGTGGCGGCGGGTCCCCGCGTCTGGCAAGGACCGGTCATCGCGGAGTACCGGTTGACCCGCACGGTCAGCGCTCCGGGCGACCGCGTCGGCTGGAAGCACCTCTTCTCCTGCGGCTGGGGGGAGGAGGGCCGGGCCTGGCTCTTCGCCAACCTCACCCTGGGACAGGAACGCTACACCGCGACCTGGATCTCGCCCGCCCAGCCCGTGGATCACGATTTCGTCGAACTGGCGGTGAACTATCAGCGCTGGCTGCGTCCCCGTCTGGGCCTGAAGCTCCAGGCCGGCTACCTGGACCTGGGAACGGGCATCGACGGCTACGAGAAGGTGAGTCTGGGCGCGGGGGCGTTCCTGGAATTCTGA
- a CDS encoding sigma-54 dependent transcriptional regulator produces MGVILVVDDEAGQRETLAGVLRDRGHTVLEAADGAAALALLRRESIDLLLTDMRMPGLSGHELLIECRELKPDVPVVVMTAYGTVDVAVAAMKSGAADFLTKPIDLDQLEIVVDRALATRELVRENRALRRRLEESIGGFRLLGGSEALRDVLLRAGRTAETDATALILGESGTGKELLARSIHDLGKRSAGPFVAVNCSALPETLLESELFGHVRGAFTGADRDRIGRVEAARGGTLFLDEIGDLSPAVQVKLLRFLQDQEYTPVGDVRPRRGDVRVLAATNRDLPAAIADGSFREDLFYRLNVVNLVLPPLRERREDIPELAAHFLEVYARRYDRRARTFSREAMDCIMSHPFKGNVRELENAIEQTVVLTRGEVIHRNDLPAALCGPDRADHELPDASMVRGDLNDFLVGIERKIVTETLARFHGNQSDTARHLGLTESGLRYKLKKWRDARKG; encoded by the coding sequence ATCGGCGTCATACTGGTGGTCGACGACGAGGCCGGACAGCGCGAAACCCTGGCCGGTGTGCTCCGCGACCGCGGTCACACGGTGCTCGAGGCGGCCGACGGCGCCGCCGCCCTCGCGTTGCTCCGGCGCGAGTCGATCGACCTGCTGCTGACCGACATGCGCATGCCCGGCCTCTCCGGTCACGAGTTGCTCATCGAGTGCCGGGAACTCAAGCCCGACGTGCCGGTCGTCGTGATGACGGCCTACGGAACCGTGGACGTGGCGGTGGCCGCCATGAAGTCGGGCGCCGCGGATTTCCTGACCAAGCCCATCGACCTCGATCAGCTGGAGATCGTCGTCGACCGCGCGCTGGCCACCCGCGAACTCGTCCGCGAAAACCGGGCGCTGAGACGCAGGCTCGAGGAGAGCATCGGGGGCTTCCGCTTGCTGGGCGGATCGGAGGCCCTGCGGGACGTCCTGTTGCGCGCGGGGCGCACGGCGGAAACGGACGCCACGGCCCTGATCCTCGGCGAGAGCGGCACCGGCAAGGAACTGCTGGCCAGATCGATCCACGACCTCGGCAAGCGGTCCGCAGGCCCATTCGTGGCCGTCAACTGCTCCGCCCTGCCCGAAACGCTGCTGGAGAGCGAGCTGTTCGGTCACGTCAGGGGAGCCTTCACGGGCGCCGACCGCGACCGCATCGGCCGCGTGGAGGCGGCGCGGGGCGGGACGCTCTTCCTGGACGAGATAGGCGATCTCTCCCCGGCGGTGCAGGTCAAGCTGCTGCGTTTCCTGCAGGACCAGGAATACACGCCAGTGGGCGACGTCCGACCGCGCCGGGGCGACGTGAGGGTGCTCGCGGCCACTAACCGCGACCTCCCGGCCGCCATCGCCGACGGATCATTCCGCGAGGATCTCTTCTACCGTCTCAACGTGGTCAACCTGGTCTTGCCCCCGTTGCGCGAACGGCGCGAGGACATCCCCGAACTCGCCGCCCACTTCCTCGAGGTGTACGCCCGGCGCTACGACCGCCGCGCGCGCACCTTCAGCCGCGAAGCCATGGACTGCATCATGTCGCACCCGTTCAAGGGCAACGTGCGGGAGCTCGAGAACGCGATCGAGCAGACGGTGGTGTTGACCCGCGGCGAGGTGATCCATCGGAACGATCTGCCCGCGGCCCTGTGCGGCCCCGACAGGGCGGATCACGAACTGCCCGACGCTTCGATGGTCCGGGGCGACCTGAACGATTTTCTCGTCGGTATCGAGCGGAAGATCGTGACCGAGACGCTGGCCCGCTTCCACGGCAACCAGAGCGATACGGCCCGACACCTTGGTCTGACCGAGAGCGGGCTGCGCTACAAGCTGAAGAAATGGCGGGACGCCCGGAAGGGATGA